The sequence TTTCTTTGCTTCATGGTCAACTCATGTGCCAAAGTGTAAACCCTGGACGTAGGTTTTACTGCATCTGCtcttgaacaattttttttcttccaacacctggaaaggcttttatttcttttgagcAGCTTTTTGCATGATACTAACAGTGGAATACTGTATAATACTTTTATGAAGATGTTTGGTTCATTGCACCCTTTATTTCTAAAACTAAGAATTACATACAGTCTGTTAATCAAGCAACTTTTCTAAATCATTGCGTACCTTGATGAAAGGACCAGGGTAAGAGTGTGATAATGGCCAACTGAGATGTTTTATTCCAGTATTTTCCCATTATCAAAAGGGGGTTGACGTAAAGGGCTGTAGAAAAGCTAGAGGAAACTGGTTAGAAAAGTAGCGAGCAGGTATCTGAAATccaatgtttttctctttacagGGACTCTGAAATCatgcagcagaaacagaaggCGGCTAACGAGAGGAAgtctctgcaggcaggagcaAAATGAACCGTCCCTGCAGAGCAGATAGGAGTGCGCCGCTGAAGCAGAAAGGCCTAGAGGATCATTCATGAAAATGGCCGGCCATTAAATGATTTAAGTGTTAATCTTGCAGCCTCGTTCAGCTAGTGTTAGTTTGTCCTCTGGTTAGCATAGGCTTAGTTGTCTGGAATGCTGTTTCCAAGCCGACTGCTCTGCATGCATAGGAATGGTAGTACCGGGCGGTCACTGTGCTACGGCTTGTGCTGCGTCTGTAGCTTTCACTGAATGGTTCCAGTAATGAGTGTCTAAACCTACAGTTAGACAGGATTTTATTTGTTGTAATTCCAGAAGCTCCGTCTGGTTCGCAGTGGAACACACTTGTAACACGAGCTCAGATGTGTGGGGACCTGACCCGAGCTGTGCGTTCACCCCTATTTAACTATTTTTACAATAAAACCTTGCATGAAATCCTGGCTGTCCCGGAGCGGTTACACCCGACCGGCGGTTGCTTTCCGAGAGGTCAGCGCGAGGAATGGGCGCAGGCAGAGCGCTCTGTCCGCCTGTCTGTCCGTCTGGCCGGCCGCAGGGGCGGGGGCGCGCctcggcggggcggggcggggcgcgaAGCCACGCCTGCGGGGCGGGGCCTCGGTGCTGGGGAGGTTCCCCGCGGCGCGTGCGCAGTGCGCGTCGTCGCGGTGCGGCGGGCGGCCATGTCGGAGCGCGTGCTCTTCCGGCGCGGCGCCGGGCAGGTgggcggcggaggggggggcaccgggagcggggagcggtgggagggggggcggtggcggcggctgTAAGGGGCTGTGTGGCCTCCGCAGAGCGACGACTCGGACGTGTGGGACGACACGGCCCTCATCAAGGCGTACGACAAGGCGGTGGCCTCCTTCAAGGTgaggggcggcgcggggggacccccctctctcccagcgCACGGCGCCGGGTCGGTGCTCACGGCCGTGTCTTGTCTGTTCCCCAAGAGCGCCCTGAAGAATGGGGAGTGCTCCGAGCCCTCGGACAAGCAGGAGCAGCGCCTggggatgaagaggaagaacaacaagaagaacagaaacagaaagaagagcaACGCGGCGCCGGTGAAACAGGTTGCCTCGCCCGCTGGTTGTGGTGTTGTGCCCGGCGGTAGTACCCAAAACCAGCCCTTTTTACTTCAGAAGTAACGCTCCTCAATGGGAGGGCAGTGAGAACGCTGCAGACCTTACTTACCGCTGTTACGCTGAGCGTTTTCACTAAACACATGGGAAATGTGTCCTGGGTGAGAGGGATCGTCCTCGTGGTTGGGACAAAAAGCAGTGCAGAAAAAGGCTTATTTCTCATTAATCATTGCTGTAGTTATTTACTTGTCTCTCTCCCTTCTGTTGCAGTGGAAAGTTGGTGACAGCTGTAATGCTGTTTGGTCTGAGGACGGTAATGTGTACTTAGCAACTATTGTTTCCATAAATCAGAAGAGGGGCACGTGTGTTGTTACTTACGATGGATATGGAAATAAGGAGGAGCAGAACCTGTCTGATCTACTTCCTCCAGCCAATGATGAAACAGTAAGATGGGGGATTCAGGGGAGGTGAGAGATGCTTTCCAGCATTTCTGGCACCACTTCTGTGACCAGATGGGTTATGTGAGAATAAAAACCCAATTGCGTTGTGAAGGAACATAAATTGATGGAACAAAAGGATCCCCTTACTTCTTGAAGTCAGCGTGGAAGAAATGGGGAGGGACAAAAAGTTTATGAGTAAAAGTAAACTTAGCTAACATGGTGAGCAGATAGGATTATGAGATAACTCCTCAGTAGGATTGGGAGGGCAAGAAAGAGGGCTTTCCATACTTTTTCACACTGAAATTGTTTCGTCCAtctcataaaaatgttttggttttctaGAATGAAAACGAGACTCCATATTCAACAgatgaaagtgaaaaatcttTCCAGTCacctcaaaacaaaaacaactgcaCAAAGGCAAGATTCTCTCCCCAGAACTTCCGTTTTCCCATACCACCAGCAGCCCCGGGCTTGGGAAGGGTAAGCTTAGCCGTATCTGCAATAATTCCTATACCACTGTTAAGCCTGCTCTCTAAATTTCTGAGACAACAGGATAATATTTGTCATATAGtcacagaattgtagaataacctgaattggaagggacccacaaggatcattgagtccatCTCCTGCCTCCACATGGCACTatccaaaaatcagaccatgtgtctgagagcgttgtccaaacgcttcttgaagTCTGACGGGATCAGTGCTGTgactgctgccctggggagcctgtcccagtgcctgaccacccttgTCATTGTCTAGaaacaaaatagcattttgAGAATAGATGTGCTGGTTACAGCCCATATGTACTTAATTTTTAACAACTTGGCCACAGTGTGGAccttttgcagagctgctggctggtgAAGAAGGCATTCTCCTTAGCTAGCACTTGCTTTGCAACTGCCTTGTAGCTTAGAAGAGGAATGTTGTTCCTTGGACCATGGTCATGCTGTTTGTGGTAGAACTGTGGTAGAAGCTGTTAATATCGTACCTTGCAAGACAATTgatacatttcatttcacatgaCACTGAAGGCAAGCAGAGTGATGTCCAGGTGTCATAGAAGCCCTCAGCTGTAGCTTCTCTATTGACTTAGCTGGGGTGTTGATACACCCTTCAGTTTTTGTGTTATGCAGAAGTTAAAATAATAGGGTAGCTAAATACTGCATTGTGTTTTCTAAATATTGCCATTTGTGCAAGATATCtctataatattttcttttgttttttatcttccATGTAATAGCTTTGTATATGAGCTCATATTAAGCAGATACATACAATAGAACCCTGTTTCAGCACTGGTTACCTCAGGGCATATTTAATATAAGTTTTACTCTTCTAGTCACGGAATGCTCCCAAGAAATAGCTGTCCCATGTtcttatttcagtttcattaaATTGCTCGGATGGGCTGTTTTCAGTTTAAGGTTTGTGTATTGCTTCAAATACTTGTGTTTAATAAAAtctaatgcctttttttttttcttaattttcactGTTCAATTACTTCAATATAGTCTGGATCAAAATTCAGAACACCTCCACCATTCTTATCTTGCTGGCCTCCACCCTTTCCAGCAGGACCACCAGTAAGTAAGAGTAAAAAGTGTCAGAGATGAGTGTGGGTGATCACAAGTTTTCTGAGTGTGCTGATCACCTGTTTTTAGGACACATTTCTGTGTTAGACACcgtattttccaaatatttgacAACCCATTCAGTTGCAAATATTGCAGAGATCTAGTGCAGGAGGCCTGGTCTCCACTTGTTACCTTACGTTTGACTAACAACATTTCACTGATACCaataagtattttcttcttctaatgAAAGTTTGTTTGAACAGTCAAACTACAGGAACCCTATTTTTCCCAGGCTTTGGAAACcaaatgtttttagaaaagaTTGTTTTGCTTGACTCCTTTCCAGGGAGTATATTGAGGATATGttccttgttttcagttttatattttggTCATTTAGAATTGGTTGCTATCTAACATGGCCTGTACTCCATTGAAACAAACAACTTAtatttccttgctgttttcttagctgattcctcctccaccacctatGGGGCCAGATTCTCCTGAGGATGATGAAGCATTGGGAAGCATGTTGATAGCTTGGTACATGAGCGGTTATCACACTGGCTATTACCTGGTATGTGCTAGTTCTGTCTGGAAGTGTCTTTGTAATcctgcttttgtgtgtgtgtgtgtgttgctgctgctgtaaatTATAACAGTTACATTTAAAGGTATTTTGGGTTGTATGCATGTTTATGTCCTTGAGTAGGAGTCACATGAGCATGGATGTTTGTACGGTTGATGTTTTAATTCTAGGTCATCTTTGAAGCACTAACTTCAGTATTTCTTGCTTCAGATTATATAAGTGGATTTctttaatataattttcattGGTCAAGAAATAGAGATCTTTAATCATTccataaaaatactgtttgtaatGGGGACAGGTAGTTTAGTTTCTGTCCTTTTTAATGTTCAATGTCTGATCTCTTGATTTgtgaaggaatttaaaaaaaaaaaaattgtctgcaAATATCTTTATTCTGTGACAATATCTTGTTTTTACAAGGAGGTTAAAGCTCTAACTAAATTGTGTCCTGTAGGGTTTAAAACAGAGTCGAATGGAAGCAGCCCTGGAGAGAGAATCCTATCCAAAATAACTAAATATCCATCACTGATTTGAATGATTGTAAGTATGTTAATTTTATGCTAAATTAAGATACATAATTGCCTGACAAATTTGTTTAGCTCTTGGAAAGTTTAGAATTCCATGCAAAAACTTCGTGCTTCAGGACTTCCACCTGCTGTCATGGCTCTCTACAGACACCTTCTCTGCTATTATTAATCCCTTCTTTGCCTAGCAGCAGTGGAATAGTATGTTCTTTGATAGAGTGAAGGAAAGTATTTTATTGCTGTGATGAGAGGTTTAACTACTCTCTCACCATTTATGTGACAATTAACAGGATAGTTGACTTAAATTTTTAAGAGTTACTCTATCTGCTTGAGGGTTATTTTGAAGGTAAAAGGTTGTTAACTAAAATACGATTTTCACAGTTATGTACgcattttcaaaagcaactgCTTCTTTATACAGATGAAATAGTGGGATATGTAGCTCTAGTTTGTTTTCTGGACAAGATCAGCCTTTCAGGTTTATGTTGCTGAACTATTCCCTTCTCAATACTTCAGTGCCTGTGCTCTTATTTGGAATCATTTGTTTAGAACTCTCCAGTTCTCCATAGAACAGAACTGTATTCTTATGGGaacttgcttttcttattttctgtgacAAGCATTCCATTTCAGTGC is a genomic window of Anser cygnoides isolate HZ-2024a breed goose chromosome Z, Taihu_goose_T2T_genome, whole genome shotgun sequence containing:
- the LOC106049380 gene encoding survival of motor neuron protein isoform X1, whose amino-acid sequence is MKSWLSRSGYTRPAVAFRESDDSDVWDDTALIKAYDKAVASFKSALKNGECSEPSDKQEQRLGMKRKNNKKNRNRKKSNAAPVKQWKVGDSCNAVWSEDGNVYLATIVSINQKRGTCVVTYDGYGNKEEQNLSDLLPPANDETNENETPYSTDESEKSFQSPQNKNNCTKARFSPQNFRFPIPPAAPGLGRSGSKFRTPPPFLSCWPPPFPAGPPLIPPPPPMGPDSPEDDEALGSMLIAWYMSGYHTGYYLGLKQSRMEAALERESYPK
- the LOC106049380 gene encoding survival of motor neuron protein isoform X2, with product MSERVLFRRGAGQSDDSDVWDDTALIKAYDKAVASFKSALKNGECSEPSDKQEQRLGMKRKNNKKNRNRKKSNAAPVKQWKVGDSCNAVWSEDGNVYLATIVSINQKRGTCVVTYDGYGNKEEQNLSDLLPPANDETNENETPYSTDESEKSFQSPQNKNNCTKARFSPQNFRFPIPPAAPGLGRSGSKFRTPPPFLSCWPPPFPAGPPLIPPPPPMGPDSPEDDEALGSMLIAWYMSGYHTGYYLGLKQSRMEAALERESYPK